The Candidatus Gracilibacteria bacterium genome contains a region encoding:
- a CDS encoding DUF2207 domain-containing protein produces MKKILICLLLFFSIVFAVNAEEIKSFQSDIKINKDGTIDVKETITYDFGDLYRHGIYRNIPYIKTNQDGKKLQLDFSSFSVTDENNLSYRYSRSTINNNIQLKIGDSNMTVTGVHSYVISYRVGGALTYFSDHDELYWNVTGNEWDVPINYVNSEITLPYFSSKVEKNNDSSRLTRTISYTCYTGIIGSRESQCNFYHDRDKVRINSISSLNAGEGLTVVVGFPKNIVAVLEPKEFISFWNTFIGKLVGLVIGLLALIWYVFLPFSIIYKWFKTGRDPKGTVGITTAWYDPPKTSDGKRFFTPGEVGTLGDETVDLKDISATIVDLARRGYLRIEERKKGDFFLVRRSLDEGGSLLSFEQLLLNKFFKTESEIRLKNEHLYEEVEEIKKSLYEQTVTAGLFPKNPQSVRTVYYVIAGIALFTFNFFLAIVAFIFGRVMPRKTVEGVNAKNVAFSLRNFLTSQERQLKFQAETDLTAGRQVMFERLLPYAVAFGVEKVWAKRFETMNIREPDWYQSYSSGPFNSWIFVSSLSSSMSSFRTAATPTRSSSGFSSGFSGGFSGGGGGGGGGGSW; encoded by the coding sequence ATGAAAAAAATCCTGATCTGTCTTCTTTTATTTTTTTCAATCGTTTTTGCTGTTAATGCTGAAGAAATAAAAAGTTTTCAGTCTGATATTAAAATTAATAAAGACGGAACAATAGATGTTAAAGAAACGATAACTTATGACTTTGGCGATCTTTACCGTCACGGGATTTATAGGAACATTCCTTATATAAAAACGAACCAAGATGGGAAAAAACTTCAACTTGATTTTTCCAGCTTCTCCGTCACCGATGAGAATAATCTATCTTATAGATATTCTCGTTCAACAATAAATAACAATATTCAGCTTAAAATAGGTGACTCAAATATGACAGTAACGGGCGTTCACAGTTATGTTATCAGTTATCGAGTCGGTGGCGCCTTGACGTACTTTTCCGATCATGACGAGCTTTACTGGAATGTGACGGGAAATGAATGGGATGTGCCGATTAATTATGTTAATTCAGAAATAACATTACCTTATTTTTCGAGCAAAGTCGAGAAAAATAACGATAGTTCTCGACTAACTCGAACTATAAGTTATACCTGTTATACAGGAATTATTGGTAGTCGTGAAAGTCAGTGCAACTTTTACCACGATCGTGACAAAGTTCGTATTAATTCAATTAGTTCTTTAAACGCGGGAGAAGGCTTGACAGTTGTGGTTGGTTTTCCGAAAAATATTGTGGCGGTTTTGGAGCCGAAAGAATTTATTAGTTTTTGGAACACTTTCATTGGTAAATTGGTCGGATTGGTAATTGGCTTATTAGCGTTAATTTGGTATGTTTTCTTGCCTTTTTCCATCATCTATAAATGGTTTAAAACTGGACGCGATCCTAAAGGAACGGTTGGGATAACTACTGCCTGGTATGACCCGCCGAAAACTTCGGATGGAAAAAGATTTTTTACTCCCGGAGAAGTGGGAACCTTGGGCGATGAGACAGTTGATCTTAAAGATATTTCAGCAACGATTGTTGATTTGGCAAGGCGCGGATATTTAAGGATAGAAGAGAGAAAGAAGGGCGATTTTTTCCTTGTCCGCCGAAGTCTTGACGAAGGCGGATCTTTACTGTCATTTGAACAACTTTTACTGAATAAGTTTTTTAAGACGGAAAGCGAAATAAGATTAAAAAACGAGCATCTTTATGAAGAAGTGGAAGAAATTAAAAAAAGTCTTTACGAACAAACCGTTACAGCCGGACTTTTTCCGAAAAATCCCCAATCAGTAAGAACAGTTTATTATGTGATTGCTGGTATTGCTTTGTTTACGTTTAATTTTTTCCTAGCTATAGTAGCCTTTATCTTTGGTCGTGTAATGCCGAGAAAAACCGTCGAAGGCGTTAATGCTAAAAATGTCGCATTTTCTTTAAGAAATTTCTTGACGAGTCAAGAAAGACAGTTAAAATTTCAGGCTGAAACAGACCTGACTGCCGGCAGGCAGGTGATGTTTGAGAGACTACTGCCATATGCAGTGGCTTTTGGAGTCGAGAAAGTTTGGGCGAAGCGGTTTGAAACAATGAATATAAGGGAGCCTGATTGGTATCAGAGTTATTCTAGCGGACCGTTTAACAGTTGGATTTTTGTCAGCAGTCTTAGTTCTTCGATGAGCAGTTTCCGGACGGCGGCGACGCCAACGCGAAGTTCGTCTGGTTTTTCTTCAGGTTTTAGCGGAGGATTTTCTGGCGGAGGTGGTGGCGGTGGTGGAGGAGGGAGTTGGTAA